Genomic window (Leptospira andrefontaineae):
GGAAAGTAAGGGGGCAATATTTTCTATATTCCAGACACCTAAACTTTTCAGGCTGGAATCTTCAGGTTGTCTATAAGTGAATACACAGGATGCATTTAGATCTTTTATTTTTTGTAAGATCTTATCTGGAGCATCTTTGTCTGAACGAAATTGATCCAAACGGATCTCTAAAAAATCGGCCTTAGGAAGAGTCTTTAATCCAAAAAACTCTTCTTCATTCAATGTAAGAATGATCCGTATTTTTTGAGAGTCGTTGCTCATCCGATGATCAAAGCCCTTTTTGCAAAAGATCGTGAATGGAAACGATACCTAATAATGCTCCATCTTTCGAAACAATTGGAGCTACCGAGATAGGTTTTTCTCTTCTTTCCATGGATTGTAAAACATCGTAGGCCATAATCCCGCTTTCGAATACTGTAGGTTTAGGGTTCATTAAATCTTTTGCTTTGATGGACTTATCTAATTTTCCATCATTTAACAATTTTCGAATATCAAAATCGGTTACAAATCCAATCAACTTTCCGCCCGGGTCTACGACTCCGGTAGCGCCCACGAGTTTTTTTGTGATCTCGGAGAGAACTTCTTCTAAACTTGCGTCGGAGCTAACTTTTGCAAGCTTGTCCCCCTTCCTCATAACATCATCCACTTTTAGGGATAATCTTTTTCCGAGTCTTCCAGCAGGATGGTATAACGCGAAATCTTCTTTTTGGAAATCTCTAAGTTCCATTAATGCCATTGCGATCGCATCTCCCAACATCAGCGCGATTGTAGTGCTGGAAGTCGGTGCAAGTTCAAGAGGGCACGCTTCTTTTAATACGGGAGTTAGGATTACAATGTCACAATCCAATGCCAATCTAGATTGGGGATTTGCAGTTAAGCCTACTAATTTGGCTCCAATACTTTTTATAGTAGGGAGAAGGTTAAGCAATTCTTCACTTTCCCCACTTTTGCCGATTGCGATAACTACATCACCTTGGGCTAAAATTCCTGCGTCACCATGAGCTGCATCTGACGGATGAAGAAAATAAGAAGGGGTTC
Coding sequences:
- a CDS encoding KpsF/GutQ family sugar-phosphate isomerase — translated: MGNTLDKVKKALDIEIEAILHFRENLDPNVEKAVELIFQSKGKVIVTGVGKSGDVGKKIASTLSSTGTPSYFLHPSDAAHGDAGILAQGDVVIAIGKSGESEELLNLLPTIKSIGAKLVGLTANPQSRLALDCDIVILTPVLKEACPLELAPTSSTTIALMLGDAIAMALMELRDFQKEDFALYHPAGRLGKRLSLKVDDVMRKGDKLAKVSSDASLEEVLSEITKKLVGATGVVDPGGKLIGFVTDFDIRKLLNDGKLDKSIKAKDLMNPKPTVFESGIMAYDVLQSMERREKPISVAPIVSKDGALLGIVSIHDLLQKGL